The following proteins come from a genomic window of Alnus glutinosa chromosome 10, dhAlnGlut1.1, whole genome shotgun sequence:
- the LOC133878782 gene encoding NAC domain-containing protein 41-like: MVVMHAMLPLGFRFMPTDEELISHYLVKKVKGEELSWDGIPDCDLYSEKPPWEICGDQEKVYFFTALKKLSKNRVSRTAGCGVWHENCTVKIYDNRGDIIGARKLFNFNVKEGSTTKNSNWIMHEFSLVGEQQQGTNLVLCSLQKKGSESSSGVKRRFEEESHQRKRVCCNIVECPPPQAIWIPAESNMETIMGCLPSSDPSDFNFDVEPIMSIQPPEVGDLPPEVGDLPPEGGDLPILPPLEDFWDADWDALFA, from the coding sequence ATGGTGGTTATGCATGCGATGCTGCCATTAGGGTTTCGGTTCATGCCCACCGATGAGGAGCTCATAAGCCACTACTTGGTGAAGAAGGTCAAGGGCGAAGAACTTTCCTGGGATGGCATCCCCGATTGTGATCTATACAGTGAAAAGCCACCCTGGGAAATCTGCGGCGATCAGGAGAAGGTTTACTTTTTCACCGCGTTGAAGAAACTAAGCAAAAATCGTGTTTCACGAACAGCCGGTTGTGGGGTTTGGCATGAAAATTGTACTGTCAAGATTTATGATAATCGGGGTGATATTATCGGGGCCAGGAAACTATTCAATTTCAATGTAAAAGAGGGCTCGACAACGAAGAACTCAAACTGGATCATGCACGAGTTCTCCCTCGTTGGTGAGCAGCAACAGGGTACCAACTTGGTCCTCTGTAGCCTTCAGAAGAAAGGATCAGAATCATCAAGTGGGGTCAAAAGACGCTTCGAGGAGGAATCTCATCAGAGAAAGAGGGTTTGCTGCAATATTGTTGAATGTCCACCGCCTCAGGCAATATGGATCCCAGCGGAGTCTAATATGGAAACCATCATGGGCTGTCTACCGTCCAGTGATCCCtctgattttaattttgatgtGGAACCCATCATGAGCATACAGCCGCCAGAGGTTGGAGATCTGCCGCCAGAGGTTGGAGATCTGCCGCCAGAGGGTGGAGATCTGCCGATTCTTCCTCCATTGGAAGATTTTTGGGATGCTGACTGGGATGCGTTATTTGCCTAG
- the LOC133878913 gene encoding probable CCR4-associated factor 1 homolog 11 — translation MVTPHPIVVREVWQDNLEQEFSEIARALPHHRFVALDTEFPGHVFPAPCRNHSKLSPAENYLSMKRNVDATKIIQLGLALCDANGDSCVVWQFNFRDFNKETDLLNPDSIALLERQGIDFQKNQEMGINSLDFARLIINSGLLRNPTITWATFHGAYDFGYLIKILIGRELPVFDIKNMIRMCDGLYGGLEKVAKALGVDRVAGSCHQAGSDSLLMLQTIMKLKNVHFFGKFLIEFQLVLYGLEVDRTRLLTAPKFPKIIYVMHPGNCCLSIPYCLQPIKCGPRVFQGSYGGYYV, via the exons ATGGTGACTCCCCATCCGATCGTTGTACGTGAGGTTTGGCAAGACAACCTCGAACAAGAATTCTCTGAAATCGCCCGAGCTCTCCCCCATCATCGTTTCGTTGCCTTGGACACTGAGTTTCCAGGCCACGTCTTCCCTGCTCCCTGCCGTAATCACTCTAAACTGTCTCCCGCTGAGAATTACCTATCCATGAAGCGCAACGTTGATGCAACTAAGATTATTCAACTGGGTCTGGCTCTGTGCGATGCCAACGGGGATTCTTGCGTTGTGTGGCAGTTCAATTTCAGGGACTTCAACAAGGAGACTGATCTTCTCAATCCGGACTCTATTGCGTTACTGGAGCGGCAGGGAATTGACttccaaaaaaatcaagaaatggGTATAAACTCTCTGGATTTTGCGAGGCTAATCATAAATTCTGGTCTCTTAAGAAATCCGACCATCACTTGGGCAACTTTCCACGGAGCTTATGATTTTGGATACTTGATCAAAATCTTGATCGGGCGAGAACTGCC GGtatttgatattaaaaatatgatcagAATGTGTGATGGACTGTATGGAGGGTTGGAGAAGGTAGCCAAGGCTCTAGGGGTGGATCGGGTTGCTGGGTCGTGTCACCAAGCTGGGTCTGACAGTCTGTTAATGTTGCAGACCATAATGAAACTGAAAAATGTAcatttctttggaaaatttttGATTGAGTTTCAGTTGGTTCTTTACGGCTTGGAAGTTGACAGAACTAGACTCTTGACTGCACCAAAGTTTCCTAAGATTATTTACGTTATGCATCCTGGAAATTGTTGTCTAAGCATTCCTTACTGCCTGCAACCCATAAAATGTGGTCCAAGAGTGTTTCAAGGGAGTTATGGTGGATATTATGTATGA
- the LOC133878912 gene encoding NAC domain-containing protein 41-like: MAVFLPAGFRFCPSDEELVRDYLLKKAMGEELPWDGIGECDLYGEKPPWEICGDQEGEKVYFFAKLRKISKSRVARTAGSGVWHENSSHHIYDEEGDVIGARKLFCFKKGSESRIGIKRHREDGYQQRKRVCCEIVQSDGPQANYGTPDADLETHETDLETHMEFCLPACDNPDSEFDLESFMNILPPEGGDLPLGALEDFWDGDISTLFA, encoded by the exons ATGGCGGTGTTTCTACCGGCGGGGTTCCGCTTTTGTCCCAGCGATGAAGAGCTTGTACGAGACTACTTGTTGAAGAAGGCGATGGGTGAAGAGCTTCCCTGGGACGGCATCGGTGAGTGCGATCTATACGGTGAAAAGCCTCCCTGGGAAATCTGCGGCGATCAGGAGGGTGAGAAGGTTTACTTTTTCGCGAAACTGAGAAAAATAAGCAAAAGTCGAGTGGCACGAACTGCCGGATCTGGGGTTTGGCATGAGAACTCTTCTCATCATATATATGATGAGGAGGGTGATGTTATTGGGGCCAGgaaattgttttgtttcaaG AAAGGCTCAGAATCAAGGATTGGGATCAAAAGGCACCGTGAGGATGGATACCAGCAAAGAAAGAGGGTTTGCTGTGAAATTGTTCAATCCGATGGGCCTCAAGCAAACTATGGAACGCCCGATGCTGATTTGGAAACCCATGAGACTGATTTGGAAACCCATATGGAGTTTTGTCTACCAGCTTGTGATAACCCTGATTCAGAGTTTGATTTAGAGAGCTTCATGAACATCCTGCCCCCGGAGGGTGGCGATCTGCCGCTGGGGGCATTAGAGGATTTTTGGGATGGTGACATAAGTACTTTATTTGCCTAG
- the LOC133878914 gene encoding probable CCR4-associated factor 1 homolog 2, translating into MKVGLWGSVISQGNLEQEFSEISRALPHHRFVALDTEFPCHVFPAPCRSHSKLSPAENYLSMKRNVDSTKIIQLGPALCDANGDSCSVWQFNFRDFNKETDLFNLDSIALL; encoded by the coding sequence ATGAAGGTTGGTTTATGGGGAAGCGTAATTTCACAAGGTAACCTCGAACAAGAATTCTCTGAAATCTCCCGAGCTCTCCCCCATCATCGTTTCGTTGCCTTGGACACTGAGTTCCCATGCCACGTCTTCCCTGCTCCCTGCCGTAGTCATTCTAAACTGTCTCCCGCTGAGAATTACCTATCCATGAAGCGCAACGTTGATTCTACTAAGATTATTCAACTAGGTCCGGCTCTGTGCGATGCCAACGGGGATTCTTGCTCTGTGTGGCAGTTCAATTTCAGGGACTTCAACAAGGAGACTGATCTTTTCAATCTGGACTCTATAGCATTACTGTAG